The following proteins come from a genomic window of Hymenobacter canadensis:
- a CDS encoding TolC family protein, with the protein MKNNLRVLLLAAGPGLLAPAGAALAQTAPASQPALAVQPTAGNMPLSLQQAVAYAIQNKPTLLATRLGEQTARAKVGEIRSAGLPQVSVAANVADNFKLQKSLVDFGALGGGSSATTLTPADITAAQSGRTVNLGTVSLPSEPVPPQAFAFGLQWAGNTSASVSQLLFDGAYLIGLKAAKVYEQLAQKQTQQAEIDVVEQVSKAYYSTLVARERLQLLSRNVQRLDTILYQTNETFKAGFAEKLDVQRLQVQRNNLVVEQQKAQRLTELSVALLKFQMGLDQSQQVQLTDSLSNALVDAGSLRQRLGAASPTTGGGVSGLGGVPTGTAPASTNTADQRQQDQQTALSGARTGQLAAAFNYNNRIEFSTLETQQALAGLDLANRRAGAYPRLLATAAYGFSGSAKEAGDLFAFRGPDSRSSNGFPNQNWFGFGNVGLSLQIPVFDGFRRKYVVQQARIQQQTIERGFETLRQSIDLQDAQSRTTLINALDVLDNQKANLDLAGEVARVSRIKFQEGVGSNLEVVTAETELRSAQTNYYAALYDVLVAKVDRDKATGELYSQAQK; encoded by the coding sequence ATGAAAAACAACCTACGCGTTTTGTTGCTGGCCGCCGGGCCGGGCCTGCTGGCCCCCGCCGGTGCCGCCCTGGCGCAGACTGCCCCGGCATCCCAGCCCGCGCTGGCCGTTCAGCCTACGGCCGGCAATATGCCCCTTTCGCTGCAGCAGGCCGTTGCCTATGCCATCCAGAACAAGCCTACGCTGCTGGCCACGCGCCTGGGCGAGCAGACGGCCCGCGCCAAGGTGGGCGAAATCCGGTCGGCGGGGCTGCCGCAGGTGAGCGTGGCGGCCAACGTAGCCGACAACTTCAAGCTGCAGAAAAGCCTCGTGGATTTTGGTGCGCTGGGCGGCGGTAGCTCGGCTACCACCCTCACGCCGGCCGACATTACCGCGGCCCAGAGTGGCCGGACGGTGAACCTGGGCACCGTTTCGCTGCCCTCGGAACCGGTGCCGCCGCAGGCGTTTGCCTTTGGCCTGCAATGGGCCGGCAACACCAGTGCCTCGGTGTCGCAGCTGCTGTTTGATGGCGCCTACCTCATTGGTCTGAAAGCGGCCAAAGTGTATGAGCAGCTGGCGCAGAAACAAACCCAGCAGGCCGAAATCGACGTGGTGGAGCAGGTGAGCAAGGCCTACTACAGCACGCTGGTGGCCCGCGAGCGGCTGCAGCTGCTTTCGCGCAACGTGCAGCGCCTCGACACCATTCTATACCAGACCAACGAAACCTTCAAGGCGGGCTTCGCCGAGAAGCTGGACGTGCAGCGCCTGCAAGTGCAGCGCAACAACCTGGTAGTGGAGCAGCAGAAAGCCCAGCGCCTCACCGAGCTGAGCGTGGCCTTGCTGAAGTTTCAGATGGGCCTTGACCAGAGCCAGCAAGTGCAACTGACCGATTCGCTGAGCAACGCGCTGGTGGATGCCGGCTCCCTGCGCCAGCGCCTGGGCGCGGCCAGCCCCACCACCGGCGGCGGCGTGAGCGGCCTGGGCGGCGTGCCCACCGGCACGGCTCCCGCCAGCACCAACACCGCCGACCAGCGCCAGCAGGACCAGCAGACGGCCCTCAGCGGCGCCCGCACCGGCCAGCTGGCGGCCGCCTTCAACTACAACAACCGCATCGAGTTCAGCACCCTGGAAACCCAGCAGGCCCTGGCTGGCCTGGACCTGGCTAACCGCCGGGCTGGCGCCTACCCGCGCCTGCTCGCCACGGCGGCCTACGGCTTCTCGGGCTCGGCCAAGGAAGCTGGCGACCTGTTTGCCTTCCGCGGGCCTGATTCGCGGTCGAGCAATGGCTTCCCCAACCAGAACTGGTTTGGGTTTGGCAACGTGGGGCTGAGTCTGCAGATTCCGGTGTTCGACGGCTTCCGCCGCAAGTATGTGGTGCAGCAGGCCCGGATTCAGCAGCAGACCATTGAGCGGGGCTTCGAAACGCTGCGTCAGAGCATCGACCTGCAGGACGCGCAAAGCCGCACCACGCTCATCAACGCCCTGGATGTACTCGACAACCAGAAGGCCAACCTCGACCTGGCCGGCGAAGTGGCCCGCGTGTCGCGCATCAAGTTTCAGGAAGGCGTGGGCTCCAACCTGGAAGTAGTGACGGCCGAAACCGAGCTGCGCTCGGCCCAGACCAACTACTACGCCGCCCTCTATGATGTGCTGGTGGCCAAAGTCGACCGCGACAAAGCCACCGGTGAACTCTACAGCCAGGCCCAGAAATAG
- a CDS encoding acyl carrier protein — MITSTTSAAKSIQQQVLRIISKRKAIKARRLRIGSNLSRELGFDTVDVVDIILELERNFHITIPDEVPLATVGDFVSYVASHAKAA, encoded by the coding sequence ATGATCACCTCAACGACCTCCGCCGCCAAGTCCATTCAGCAGCAGGTGCTGCGCATCATCAGCAAGCGTAAGGCCATCAAGGCCCGGCGTCTGCGCATCGGCAGCAACCTCAGCCGCGAGCTGGGGTTCGACACCGTCGATGTGGTCGATATCATCCTGGAGCTGGAGCGCAACTTCCACATCACCATCCCCGACGAAGTGCCGCTGGCCACGGTCGGCGACTTTGTGAGCTACGTTGCCTCGCACGCCAAAGCAGCCTAA
- the ispF gene encoding 2-C-methyl-D-erythritol 2,4-cyclodiphosphate synthase, with protein sequence MKIRTGFGYDVHQLQEGLPFWLGGIQVPHTHGALGHSDADVLIHVICDALLGAANLRDIGFHFPDTDPQYKGIDSKRLLKEVVRLLTERGYSISNIDSTICLEAPKVNPHIAEMQRVLAEVMGIDADDISIKATTTEKLGFVGRREGVAAYASVLITK encoded by the coding sequence ATGAAAATCCGCACTGGCTTCGGCTACGACGTTCACCAACTGCAGGAGGGCCTGCCCTTCTGGCTGGGCGGCATCCAGGTGCCCCACACCCACGGCGCCCTCGGCCACTCCGATGCCGACGTGCTCATCCACGTCATCTGCGACGCGCTGCTGGGCGCGGCCAACCTGCGCGACATCGGCTTCCACTTCCCCGACACCGACCCGCAGTACAAGGGCATCGACAGCAAGCGGCTGCTGAAGGAAGTGGTGCGCCTGCTCACGGAGCGCGGCTACAGCATCAGCAACATCGACTCCACCATCTGCCTCGAAGCGCCCAAAGTCAACCCCCACATTGCCGAAATGCAGCGCGTGCTGGCTGAGGTGATGGGCATCGACGCCGACGATATCAGCATCAAGGCCACCACCACCGAGAAGCTGGGCTTCGTGGGCCGCCGCGAAGGCGTGGCTGCCTACGCCTCGGTGCTCATCACCAAGTAG
- a CDS encoding efflux RND transporter permease subunit, whose amino-acid sequence MQDPEKEFGPTSWSIDNKTSIYIITLILCVMGIFSYIKLGKEKFPDIVIPRIIVATIYPGTSPTDIENLVTRQLEKEIKSVNGVKKISSTSNQDYCIVDVEFTSGVDVQYAKQLIKDAVDKAQNELPNDLPSPPTVQEVNLSELPIMNINLAGNLPVSQLKKYADDFQDKIEALPEITRVDIIGALDQQVNVDVDLNRLRASRLSFSDISAAIGRENITISGGSIDVGSQKRAVRVAGQYVRAADIANIQVKNLNGAAVRLGDIATVTDGFKDRESFARLDGKTAVTLNVIKRQGENLIDASDKIKEVIAESKKTLPTELTITVTGDTSNDTRVTLHDLINTIIIGFILVTLILMFFMGTTNALFVGLSVPISMFLAFVLLPGFGFALNMIVLFAFLLALGIVVDDAIVVIENTHRLLHEHPNLTTAKAAKYAAGEVFIPVLAGTLTTVAPFVPLMFWPGIVGSFMFYLPVTLILTLMSSLIVAFIMNPVFAVSFMEREDHHTGEKPKWDRNFLIALGVMVLIAGVGYVAGSMFVGNLMLTLMVLVILNRFVFVHMIAWFQTKALPRFQDGYASLVNWAISHPVLVMASMVVLFFVSVFAIAARQPKVDFFPIGDPKFVYTYLKMPVGTRVTVTDSIARVLENRIYTVIGKDNPDVESVITNVAIGASDPGEASAAGTSQSNLAKVAVAFKEMSERTGPATATYMDKIREAVKGIPGAEVAVDQESSGPPTGKPIAIEVAGDDYATLAKLSKKVSRHIDSLGIGGIEQLRSNLEDRNPEIAVNIDRTRANREGISTAQIGVEVRTAIYGTEASKFKTPDDEYPIQVRYSEPYRSDIDAILNSPLTFRDATGAIRQVPISSVADVNYGTTYGGIKRKDVKRVITISSNVLNGFTGPDVVRQIETALKSYPTPAGYTIKMGGAQEDQQETSDFLGIAAVGAIGLIFLILVMQFNSVSKPVIILTEIIFSVIGVLLGLAITGMNISIVMTGVGIIALAGIVVKNGILLVEFTDILRAQGMPLREAIVLAGRTRLNPVILTATAATLGLIPLAIGLNIDFYELFNSGHANFFIGGESVTFWGPLAWTIIFGLVFATGITLLVVPVMYLLTESLKLRVQKQPEPVVSHDEVRAATPPIFVEEEV is encoded by the coding sequence ATGCAGGATCCAGAAAAAGAGTTTGGCCCCACCAGTTGGTCCATCGACAACAAAACCAGTATCTACATCATCACGCTCATTTTGTGCGTGATGGGTATCTTCTCCTATATCAAGCTGGGCAAGGAGAAATTCCCGGATATCGTGATTCCGCGCATCATCGTGGCCACGATTTACCCCGGCACGTCGCCTACCGACATCGAAAACCTGGTGACGCGGCAGCTGGAAAAGGAAATCAAGAGCGTGAACGGCGTGAAGAAGATTTCTTCGACCTCCAACCAGGATTACTGCATCGTGGACGTGGAGTTTACCTCCGGCGTGGACGTGCAGTACGCCAAGCAGCTCATCAAGGACGCGGTGGACAAGGCGCAGAACGAGCTGCCCAACGACCTGCCCTCGCCGCCTACCGTGCAGGAAGTGAACCTGTCGGAGCTGCCCATCATGAACATCAACCTGGCCGGCAACCTGCCCGTGAGCCAGCTGAAAAAGTACGCCGACGACTTCCAGGACAAGATTGAGGCCCTGCCCGAAATCACCCGCGTGGACATCATCGGGGCTCTGGACCAGCAGGTGAACGTGGACGTGGACCTGAACCGGCTGCGGGCTTCGCGCCTGAGCTTCTCGGATATTTCGGCCGCCATCGGCCGCGAGAACATCACCATTTCGGGTGGCTCCATTGACGTGGGCAGCCAGAAGCGGGCCGTGCGCGTGGCCGGCCAGTACGTGCGCGCCGCCGACATTGCCAACATCCAGGTGAAGAACCTGAACGGCGCGGCCGTGCGCCTCGGCGACATTGCCACCGTCACCGACGGCTTCAAGGACCGAGAGTCCTTCGCCCGCCTCGACGGCAAAACCGCCGTGACCCTGAACGTTATCAAGCGCCAGGGCGAAAACCTGATTGACGCCTCCGACAAGATCAAGGAAGTTATTGCCGAGTCGAAGAAGACGCTGCCCACCGAGCTGACCATCACCGTCACCGGCGACACGTCCAACGACACCCGCGTTACGCTCCACGACCTGATCAACACCATCATCATCGGCTTCATCCTCGTGACGCTGATTCTGATGTTCTTCATGGGCACCACCAATGCCCTGTTCGTGGGCCTTTCGGTGCCGATTTCCATGTTCCTGGCCTTCGTGCTGCTGCCCGGCTTCGGCTTTGCCCTGAACATGATTGTGCTCTTCGCCTTCCTGCTGGCACTGGGTATCGTGGTCGATGACGCCATCGTGGTGATTGAAAACACTCACCGCCTGCTGCACGAGCACCCCAACCTCACCACCGCCAAGGCCGCCAAATACGCGGCCGGCGAGGTGTTCATTCCGGTATTGGCCGGCACGCTCACCACCGTAGCGCCGTTCGTGCCGCTCATGTTCTGGCCCGGCATCGTGGGCTCGTTCATGTTCTATCTGCCTGTCACGCTGATCCTGACGCTGATGTCGTCGCTGATTGTGGCCTTCATCATGAACCCGGTGTTTGCCGTGAGCTTCATGGAGCGCGAAGACCACCACACCGGCGAAAAGCCCAAGTGGGACCGTAACTTCCTCATTGCGCTGGGCGTGATGGTGCTGATTGCAGGCGTCGGCTACGTGGCGGGCTCTATGTTCGTCGGCAACCTGATGCTGACGCTGATGGTGCTCGTGATTCTGAACCGCTTCGTGTTCGTGCACATGATTGCCTGGTTCCAGACCAAGGCGCTGCCCCGCTTCCAGGACGGCTATGCCAGCCTCGTAAACTGGGCCATCAGCCACCCGGTACTGGTGATGGCCAGCATGGTGGTGCTATTCTTTGTGTCGGTTTTCGCTATTGCGGCCCGTCAGCCCAAGGTAGACTTCTTCCCGATAGGCGACCCTAAGTTCGTGTACACCTACCTCAAGATGCCGGTGGGTACCCGCGTCACCGTCACCGACTCCATTGCCCGGGTGCTGGAAAACCGCATCTACACCGTTATCGGCAAGGATAACCCCGACGTGGAATCGGTGATTACCAACGTGGCCATCGGCGCCTCCGACCCCGGCGAAGCCTCGGCGGCCGGTACGTCGCAGTCCAACCTGGCGAAAGTGGCCGTGGCGTTCAAGGAAATGAGCGAGCGGACTGGCCCGGCCACGGCCACGTACATGGACAAAATCCGGGAGGCCGTGAAAGGCATTCCGGGCGCCGAAGTGGCCGTGGATCAGGAGTCGAGCGGGCCGCCCACCGGCAAGCCGATTGCCATTGAAGTAGCCGGCGACGACTACGCCACCCTGGCCAAGCTCTCCAAGAAAGTGTCTCGCCACATCGACTCGCTCGGCATCGGCGGCATCGAGCAGCTGCGCTCCAACCTGGAAGACCGCAACCCCGAAATTGCCGTCAACATCGACCGGACCCGCGCCAACCGGGAAGGCATTAGCACCGCCCAGATTGGGGTGGAAGTGCGCACCGCCATCTACGGCACTGAGGCCAGTAAATTCAAAACTCCCGACGACGAGTACCCGATTCAGGTGCGCTACTCCGAGCCTTACCGCTCCGACATCGACGCCATCCTGAACTCGCCGCTGACCTTCCGCGACGCCACCGGCGCCATCCGGCAGGTGCCCATCTCGTCGGTAGCCGACGTGAACTACGGCACCACCTACGGCGGCATCAAGCGCAAGGACGTGAAACGCGTGATTACCATCTCCTCGAACGTGCTCAACGGCTTCACCGGCCCCGACGTGGTGCGCCAGATCGAAACGGCCCTGAAATCGTACCCGACGCCGGCTGGCTACACCATTAAGATGGGTGGCGCGCAGGAAGACCAGCAGGAAACCTCCGACTTCCTCGGCATTGCTGCCGTGGGCGCCATTGGCCTGATCTTCCTGATTCTGGTGATGCAGTTCAACTCGGTGAGCAAGCCGGTCATCATCCTCACCGAAATCATCTTCTCGGTGATTGGGGTACTGCTGGGCCTGGCCATCACGGGTATGAACATCAGCATTGTAATGACCGGTGTAGGCATTATTGCGCTGGCAGGTATCGTGGTGAAAAACGGTATTCTGTTGGTGGAATTCACCGACATTCTGCGGGCCCAGGGCATGCCGCTGCGCGAAGCCATTGTGCTGGCCGGCCGCACCCGCCTCAACCCGGTAATCCTGACGGCTACGGCCGCCACGCTGGGTCTGATTCCGCTGGCCATCGGCCTGAACATCGACTTCTACGAGCTGTTCAACTCCGGCCACGCCAACTTCTTCATCGGCGGCGAATCGGTAACGTTCTGGGGCCCGCTGGCCTGGACCATCATCTTCGGTCTGGTGTTTGCCACCGGTATCACGCTGCTGGTTGTGCCCGTGATGTACCTGCTCACCGAAAGCCTGAAGCTGCGCGTGCAGAAGCAGCCGGAACCTGTTGTCAGCCACGACGAGGTACGGGCTGCCACGCCTCCCATTTTTGTAGAAGAAGAAGTGTAA
- a CDS encoding efflux RND transporter periplasmic adaptor subunit → MKYVTSSAVLALALLAACGQKDAATELATLKKEQAANQAKIAELEAKTGKPAEGAAAQTTPVSVIKVASEDFKSYLEVQGRVDFDQNATVAARAAGTLTSVRVQRGDRVSKGQTLATVDASVLDANIAELRTRMDLARVIYEKQSRLWKQEIGTEIQYLQAKNNYQALQRNLATINQQRALYTVVAPFAGTVDDVLPKLGETVAPGAPVVKLLSGGGTGKIVVDVSEAYANRVKVGDKALVTIPDLGGEEAAATVRVVTSTINPTSRTFTTELRLNSPGKAGQLRPNMVANVRIQNYDRQNATVLPVDLVQKDEQNSFVLVVDEKGGKKVAAKRIIQIGNTYNGKVEVTSGLQTGDQVISAGYQNLNEGQAVTL, encoded by the coding sequence ATGAAATACGTTACTTCCTCGGCCGTACTGGCCCTGGCCCTGCTGGCCGCCTGCGGTCAGAAAGATGCTGCCACTGAACTTGCCACGCTCAAAAAGGAGCAGGCGGCCAACCAGGCCAAAATAGCCGAGCTGGAAGCCAAAACCGGCAAGCCCGCCGAAGGCGCTGCCGCCCAGACCACGCCTGTTTCCGTCATTAAGGTGGCGTCCGAAGACTTCAAGAGCTACCTGGAAGTGCAGGGCCGCGTTGATTTCGACCAGAACGCCACCGTGGCTGCCCGGGCTGCCGGCACGCTCACCAGCGTGCGGGTGCAGCGCGGCGACCGGGTGAGCAAGGGCCAGACCCTGGCCACCGTAGACGCCAGCGTCCTCGATGCCAACATTGCTGAGCTGCGCACCCGCATGGACCTAGCCCGCGTGATTTATGAAAAGCAAAGCCGCCTCTGGAAACAGGAAATCGGCACCGAAATCCAGTACCTGCAGGCCAAAAACAACTACCAGGCGCTGCAGCGCAACCTGGCCACTATCAACCAGCAGCGCGCCCTCTACACCGTGGTGGCGCCGTTTGCGGGCACCGTGGATGATGTGCTGCCCAAGCTCGGCGAAACCGTAGCGCCCGGCGCGCCCGTGGTGAAGCTGCTGAGCGGCGGCGGTACCGGCAAGATTGTGGTAGATGTGTCGGAAGCCTACGCCAACCGCGTGAAAGTCGGGGATAAAGCCCTGGTGACCATTCCGGACTTAGGCGGTGAGGAAGCGGCCGCTACTGTGCGTGTCGTGACCAGCACCATCAACCCCACCAGCCGCACCTTCACTACCGAGCTACGCCTCAACAGCCCCGGCAAAGCCGGCCAGCTGCGCCCCAACATGGTGGCCAATGTGCGCATCCAGAACTACGACCGCCAGAACGCCACCGTGCTGCCCGTTGACCTGGTGCAGAAAGACGAACAAAACAGCTTCGTGCTGGTGGTAGATGAAAAGGGCGGCAAGAAAGTGGCCGCCAAGCGCATCATCCAGATCGGCAACACCTACAACGGCAAGGTGGAAGTAACCAGTGGCCTGCAAACCGGCGACCAGGTAATTTCGGCCGGCTATCAGAATCTGAACGAAGGACAGGCGGTAACGCTGTAG
- a CDS encoding M28 family peptidase: MSSSSSFLAGLLLVGATVSAVAQQAPDKIKVKKKRGAKTEAPAVVPATDGAVLTTPTLATDKPTEWASTYAATITQADLRQHLTVLASDAYEGRETGEKGQKMAADYLSAEFKKLGLAGPVTGSDNPYLQHFTMERSTWEETATLKVGTQTYKWLTDFYAMGNSPFQQATSVQPVFLGYGIEQDGYSDYTGKDVQGKDVLILLGEPTGPDGKPVLGKDGAPSKWGNDYRAKAAKAAEKGARSVFFVSFDPNNNFDKLVPRMMPYLRRPSISFKDAKPDGRRAAFFLSPKLGYQLLGSNAAAVTKYLDATGKAGKPVASPFKLAKFTITAPKKREDFTTENVLGYLEGTDKKDEVLVLSAHYDHIGIINGEVNNGADDDGSGTVTVLEMAQAFMKAKAEGHGPRRSILFLAVTGEEKGLLGSEYYTDHPVFPLAQTVADLNTDMVGRTDKEHEGKSDYVYVIGSDKLSSELHEIVLNANAQYTKIDLDFRFNDPEDPNRFYYRSDHYNFAKHKIPVAFFFNGVHDDYHGAGDEVEKIEFPKMEKRARLVFHSAWELANRDTRVVVDSNKK; this comes from the coding sequence ATGTCCTCCTCTTCCTCCTTCCTGGCCGGGCTGCTCCTGGTGGGCGCTACCGTTTCGGCGGTAGCCCAGCAGGCTCCCGACAAAATCAAAGTCAAGAAAAAGCGCGGCGCCAAAACCGAGGCTCCGGCCGTAGTGCCCGCCACCGACGGCGCTGTGCTGACGACGCCCACCCTGGCCACCGACAAGCCCACCGAGTGGGCCAGCACCTACGCCGCCACCATCACCCAGGCCGACCTGCGCCAGCACCTGACCGTGCTGGCCTCCGATGCCTACGAAGGCCGCGAAACCGGTGAGAAGGGCCAGAAGATGGCCGCCGACTACCTCAGCGCCGAGTTCAAGAAGCTGGGTCTGGCCGGCCCCGTTACGGGTTCTGACAACCCTTACCTGCAGCACTTCACGATGGAGCGCAGCACCTGGGAAGAAACCGCCACCCTCAAAGTGGGCACCCAGACCTACAAGTGGCTGACGGATTTCTACGCCATGGGCAACTCGCCGTTTCAGCAGGCTACCAGCGTGCAGCCGGTGTTTCTGGGCTACGGCATCGAGCAGGATGGCTACTCCGATTACACCGGCAAAGACGTGCAGGGCAAGGACGTGCTGATTCTGCTGGGCGAGCCTACCGGCCCCGATGGCAAGCCGGTGCTGGGCAAAGACGGCGCCCCCAGCAAGTGGGGCAACGACTACCGCGCCAAGGCCGCCAAAGCCGCCGAAAAAGGCGCCCGCAGCGTGTTCTTCGTCAGCTTCGATCCCAACAACAACTTCGACAAGCTGGTCCCGCGCATGATGCCCTACCTGCGCCGGCCCAGCATTTCGTTCAAGGATGCCAAGCCCGATGGCCGCCGCGCGGCGTTCTTTTTGTCGCCGAAGCTGGGCTACCAGCTGCTGGGCTCCAATGCCGCGGCCGTAACCAAGTACCTGGACGCCACCGGTAAAGCCGGCAAGCCCGTCGCCAGCCCCTTCAAGCTGGCGAAATTCACCATCACGGCCCCCAAGAAGCGCGAGGACTTCACCACCGAAAACGTGCTGGGCTACCTCGAAGGCACCGATAAGAAAGACGAAGTGCTGGTGCTTTCGGCTCACTACGACCACATCGGCATCATCAACGGCGAGGTAAACAACGGCGCCGACGACGACGGCTCGGGCACCGTGACGGTGCTGGAAATGGCCCAGGCCTTCATGAAAGCCAAAGCCGAAGGCCACGGCCCACGCCGCAGCATCCTGTTTCTGGCCGTCACGGGCGAGGAAAAAGGCCTGCTGGGCTCAGAGTACTACACCGACCACCCCGTGTTTCCGCTGGCCCAGACCGTAGCCGACCTGAACACCGACATGGTGGGCCGCACCGACAAGGAGCACGAAGGCAAGAGCGACTACGTCTACGTTATCGGCTCGGATAAGCTCTCATCGGAGCTGCACGAAATCGTGCTCAACGCCAACGCGCAGTACACGAAGATCGACTTGGACTTCCGCTTCAACGACCCCGAAGACCCCAACCGCTTCTACTACCGCTCCGACCACTATAACTTCGCCAAGCACAAGATTCCGGTGGCGTTCTTCTTCAACGGCGTGCACGACGACTACCACGGAGCCGGCGACGAAGTAGAGAAAATCGAGTTTCCGAAGATGGAAAAGCGGGCCCGCCTCGTGTTCCATTCGGCCTGGGAGCTGGCCAACCGCGACACGCGGGTGGTGGTAGACTCCAACAAGAAATAG
- a CDS encoding TetR/AcrR family transcriptional regulator, with protein MEIKDRILQASIGLFTRNGIKSVSMDDIATHLGISKKTLYKWFENKDQIVSAVIHNHLNGVQGECEGIIGHARNAVDEMVQMMDWAKRQFANMNPNAIHDLRKYYPAAWGLFHEHKSSFILQQIQANLRRGVAEGLYRADLDIEVLSRLRLAQIDVLFDPDVFPSAQFDQMRVQMACNEHFLLGVVSLKGHKLINEYRHVTEEE; from the coding sequence ATGGAAATCAAAGACCGAATCTTACAGGCCTCCATCGGCCTCTTCACCCGCAACGGCATCAAGAGCGTGTCGATGGACGACATTGCCACGCACCTGGGCATTTCGAAGAAGACCCTTTACAAGTGGTTTGAGAACAAGGACCAGATTGTGTCGGCCGTTATTCATAACCACCTCAACGGGGTTCAGGGCGAGTGCGAAGGCATCATCGGCCACGCCCGCAACGCCGTGGATGAGATGGTGCAGATGATGGACTGGGCCAAGCGGCAGTTTGCCAATATGAACCCCAACGCCATTCACGACCTGCGCAAGTACTACCCCGCCGCCTGGGGCCTGTTTCACGAGCACAAGAGCAGCTTCATCCTGCAGCAGATTCAGGCCAACCTGCGCCGGGGAGTCGCCGAAGGCCTCTACCGCGCCGACCTCGACATTGAGGTGCTCTCGCGCCTGCGCCTGGCCCAGATCGACGTGCTGTTCGACCCCGACGTGTTTCCGTCCGCGCAGTTCGACCAGATGCGCGTGCAAATGGCCTGCAACGAGCATTTTCTGCTGGGCGTGGTGTCTCTGAAAGGCCACAAGCTCATCAACGAGTACCGTCATGTGACGGAAGAAGAATAG
- a CDS encoding LutB/LldF family L-lactate oxidation iron-sulfur protein, with protein MIATKSSQFQLDSENKAFDLEHRRKIRFNIGKYNAAVTTGLGFYADHELARERASYLKAQAVNHLDEYLLEFERNFTARGGKVIWARDADEALREIGKIMSRRHARTVVKAKSMTTEEIHLNHFLEQNGIESVETDLGEFIVQLNGERPYHIVTPAMHLSKLDIADIFVKHLGIEYTDDAQKLVLTARHLLRNKYTSAEVGITGGNFLIADTGAVAVTENEGNARLSATFPRTHIAIVGIEKVIPKLEDLALFWPLLSTSGTGQQVTVYNTIYTGPRQPLEKDGPDEMIVVLLDNGRTNLLAQPAQREALHCIRCGACLNICPVYKNIGGHTYETTYSGPIGSVISPHLAGMADNKHLSYASSLCGACTSVCPVKIPIHNLLLQNRQQAVRENLTDKEERTAIRLWLLAMKNRRLLDLLPARAKNWVLLRLLSQVGWSKRRDALEVAPQSFRKMWKARG; from the coding sequence ATGATAGCCACGAAATCCAGTCAGTTTCAGCTCGACAGCGAAAACAAGGCCTTCGACCTGGAGCACCGCCGCAAAATCCGCTTCAATATCGGCAAGTACAACGCGGCCGTGACCACCGGCCTGGGCTTTTACGCAGACCACGAGCTGGCCCGCGAACGGGCGTCGTACCTGAAGGCGCAGGCCGTCAACCACCTCGACGAGTACCTGCTGGAGTTTGAGCGCAACTTCACAGCCCGCGGCGGCAAGGTTATCTGGGCGCGGGATGCCGATGAGGCCCTGCGCGAAATCGGCAAGATCATGAGCCGCCGCCACGCCCGTACTGTGGTGAAGGCCAAGAGCATGACCACCGAGGAAATCCACCTCAACCACTTTCTGGAGCAGAACGGCATCGAGTCGGTGGAGACGGACCTGGGCGAGTTCATTGTGCAGCTGAACGGCGAGCGGCCCTACCACATCGTGACGCCGGCCATGCACCTGAGCAAGCTGGATATTGCCGACATCTTCGTCAAGCACCTCGGCATCGAGTACACCGACGACGCCCAGAAGCTGGTGCTCACGGCCCGGCACCTGCTGCGCAACAAGTACACCTCGGCCGAAGTGGGCATCACCGGGGGCAACTTCCTGATTGCGGATACCGGCGCCGTGGCCGTAACCGAAAACGAAGGCAACGCCCGCCTGTCGGCCACGTTTCCGCGCACTCACATTGCCATTGTGGGCATCGAGAAGGTGATTCCGAAGCTGGAAGACCTGGCCCTGTTCTGGCCGCTGCTTAGCACCAGCGGCACCGGCCAGCAAGTCACGGTGTACAACACCATCTACACCGGCCCACGCCAGCCGCTGGAAAAAGACGGCCCCGACGAGATGATTGTGGTGCTGCTCGACAATGGCCGCACCAACCTGCTGGCCCAGCCCGCCCAGCGCGAGGCGCTGCACTGCATCCGGTGCGGGGCCTGCCTCAACATCTGCCCGGTGTATAAGAACATCGGCGGCCACACCTACGAAACCACCTACTCCGGCCCCATCGGCTCGGTTATCAGCCCGCACCTGGCCGGCATGGCCGACAACAAGCACCTGAGCTACGCCAGCAGCCTGTGCGGCGCCTGCACCTCGGTATGCCCCGTCAAAATCCCGATTCATAACCTGCTGCTGCAAAACCGCCAGCAGGCCGTGCGCGAAAACCTCACTGACAAAGAAGAGCGCACCGCCATCCGGCTGTGGCTGCTGGCCATGAAAAACCGCCGCCTACTGGATCTGCTGCCGGCCCGCGCCAAAAACTGGGTGCTGCTGCGCCTGCTCAGCCAAGTAGGCTGGAGCAAGCGCCGCGACGCCCTGGAGGTGGCGCCGCAGTCGTTCCGGAAGATGTGGAAGGCGCGGGGGTAG